Proteins encoded within one genomic window of Festucalex cinctus isolate MCC-2025b chromosome 18, RoL_Fcin_1.0, whole genome shotgun sequence:
- the LOC144005942 gene encoding glucocorticoid receptor-like isoform X2, whose product MDPGGLKCNVNGDDCLTLLELGNGVCRDAAEAACSPLNALHPSTQNGGGPKEHPDPAIPHQQHQVLLEGPATNGQKMLRQQDVGGFNMEDDLALLSQNLVHLDNVSVINASVLGGLPLHDVFPQHIKQEGDFSLDKELGCYGGLPASTSCDASTGGGGRLMDESELWKDLDLPGTLPEISDFDLDSEVAHLDKILHDSGLPKSNGGQQHPHHLQPLEQPSALLSSVVIKEEEPEHAFAHIRTPGVVKQENRDPVFCRSRCLQAGVPWAHFAAPAGFRCATDLDQQDRKPFAVHSNLGEGWMRGGGYVEAPVMPRDAALTSYPLGFSSSTGRSGGEPSACQAKASGQPSHKVCLVCSDEASGCHYGVVTCGSCKVFFKRAVEGQHNYLCAGRNDCIIDKIRRKNCPACRFRKCLQAGMNLEARKKKKRLRAAGAEPASAPPPLALIPACVPQLTPAMLAVLKAIEPEIIYSGYDSTLPDTSSRLMSTLNKLGGQQVISAVKWAKSLPGFRNLHLDDQMTLLQCSWLFLMSFSLGWRSYKQCNGSMLCFAPDLVINQDRMKLPFMTEQCQQMLKICTEFVRLEVSYDEYLCMKVLLLLSTVPKAGLKSQAVFDEIRMTYIKELGKAIVKREENSNQNWQRFYQLTKLLDSMQGMVEDLLQFCFYTFINKTLSVEFPEMLAEIISNQIPKIKDGSVKQLLFHHN is encoded by the exons ATGGATCCGGGCGGCTTGAAGTGCAACGTGAACGGCGACGACTGCCTGACGCTGTTGGAGTTGGGCAACGGAGTCTGCCGAGACGCGGCCGAGGCCGCCTGTTCCCCCCTGAACGCTCTCCACCCAAGCACCCAAAACGGGGGCGGACCCAAAGAGCATCCGGATCCCGCTATCCCCCACCAGCAGCATCAGGTCCTGTTGGAAGGCCCGGCCACCAACGGTCAGAAAATGCTCCGGCAGCAGGACGTCGGCGGCTTCAACATGGAGGACGACCTGGCGCTGCTGAGCCAGAATCTCGTCCATCTGGACAACGTGTCCGTCATCAACGCCTCCGTCCTGGGAGGCCTTCCGCTGCACGACGTTTTCCCCCAGCACATCAAACAGGAAGGAGACTTCTCGCTGGATAAAGAATTGGGATGTTACGGCGGACTTCCCGCCTCAACTTCCTGCGACGCGTCCACCGGCGGCGGCGGTCGCCTGATGGACGAGAGCGAGCTTTGGAAAGACCTGGACCTTCCGGGAACGCTGCCGGAGATCAGCGACTTTGACTTGGATTCCGAAGTGGCTCACTTGGATAAGATCCTGCACGACAGCGGCTTGCCCAAAAGCAACGGCGGCCAGCAGCATCCTCACCACCTCCAGCCGCTTGAACAGCCCTCGGCGCTCCTCTCGAGCGTGGTCATCAAGGAAGAGGAGCCCGAGCACGCTTTCGCCCACATCCGCACACCCGGCGTGGTCAAGCAGGAGAACCGGGACCCCGTCTTCTGCCGGTCGCGGTGCCTGCAGGCCGGCGTGCCTTGGGCTCATTTCGCAGCCCCCGCCGGCTTCCGCTGCGCAACCGACTTGGACCAACAAGACCGCAAGCCTTTTGCCGTGCACTCAAACTTGGGGGAGGGCTGGATGCGAGGGGGCGGGTACGTGGAGGCCCCCGTCATGCCAAGGGACGCCGCGTTGACGTCGTACCCGCTCGGCTTCTCCAG CTCGACGGGTCGAAGCGGAGGCGAGCCGAGCGCCTGCCAGGCCAAAGCCAGCGGGCAGCCGTCCCACAAGGTGTGTCTGGTGTGTTCGGACGAAGCGTCGGGATGCCACTACGGCGTCGTCACGTGCGGCAGCTGCAAAGTTTTCTTCAAGAGGGCCGTGGAAG GCCAGCACAACTACCTTTGCGCCGGGAGGAACGATTGCATCATCGATAAGATCCGCCGCAAAAACTGCCCGGCCTGCCGCTTCCGCAAATGCCTTCAAGCTGGAATGAATTTGGAag ccaggaagaagaagaaacgctTGAGAGCGGCGGGGGCGGAGCCGGCgtcggcgccgccgccgctggcGCTGATCCCGGCCTGCGTGCCGCAGCTGACGCCGGCCATGCTGGCGGTGCTGAAGGCCATCGAGCCCGAGATCATCTACTCGGGCTACGACAGCACGCTGCCCGACACGTCCTCGCGACTCATGAGCACGCTCAACAAGCTCGGCGGCCAGCAGGTCATCTCCGCCGTCAAGTGGGCCAAGTCGCTGCCCG gCTTCCGCAACCTCCACCTGGACGACCAGATGACGCTGCTGCAGTGCTCGTGGCTCTTCCTGATGTCCTTCAGTTTGGGCTGGCGCTCGTACAAGCAGTGCAACGGCAGCATGCTCTGCTTCGCCCCCGACCTCGTCATCAACCA AGATCGCATGAAGCTTCCGTTCATGACGGAGCAATGCCAGCAGATGCTGAAGATCTGCACCGAGTTTGTGCGTCTGGAGGTGTCGTACGACGAGTACCTGTGCATGAAAGTTCTGCTGCTGCTCagcacag TGCCCAAAGCGGGTCTGAAGAGTCAGGCGGTGTTTGACGAGATCCGCATGACGTACATCAAGGAGCTGGGCAAGGCCATCGTCAAGCGAGAGGAGAACAGCAACCAGAACTGGCAACGCTTCTACCAGCTCACCAAACTGCTGGACTCCATGCAGGGG ATGGTGGAGGATCTGCTGCAGTTTTGCTTCTACACGTTCATCAACAAGACGCTGAGCGTGGAGTTCCCCGAGATGCTGGCCGAGATCATCAGCAACCAGATCCCCAAAATCAAAGATGGCAGCGTCAAGCAGCTGCTCTTTCATCACAACtga
- the LOC144005942 gene encoding glucocorticoid receptor-like isoform X1: MDPGGLKCNVNGDDCLTLLELGNGVCRDAAEAACSPLNALHPSTQNGGGPKEHPDPAIPHQQHQVLLEGPATNGQKMLRQQDVGGFNMEDDLALLSQNLVHLDNVSVINASVLGGLPLHDVFPQHIKQEGDFSLDKELGCYGGLPASTSCDASTGGGGRLMDESELWKDLDLPGTLPEISDFDLDSEVAHLDKILHDSGLPKSNGGQQHPHHLQPLEQPSALLSSVVIKEEEPEHAFAHIRTPGVVKQENRDPVFCRSRCLQAGVPWAHFAAPAGFRCATDLDQQDRKPFAVHSNLGEGWMRGGGYVEAPVMPRDAALTSYPLGFSSSTGRSGGEPSACQAKASGQPSHKVCLVCSDEASGCHYGVVTCGSCKVFFKRAVEGWRARQKSDGQHNYLCAGRNDCIIDKIRRKNCPACRFRKCLQAGMNLEARKKKKRLRAAGAEPASAPPPLALIPACVPQLTPAMLAVLKAIEPEIIYSGYDSTLPDTSSRLMSTLNKLGGQQVISAVKWAKSLPGFRNLHLDDQMTLLQCSWLFLMSFSLGWRSYKQCNGSMLCFAPDLVINQDRMKLPFMTEQCQQMLKICTEFVRLEVSYDEYLCMKVLLLLSTVPKAGLKSQAVFDEIRMTYIKELGKAIVKREENSNQNWQRFYQLTKLLDSMQGMVEDLLQFCFYTFINKTLSVEFPEMLAEIISNQIPKIKDGSVKQLLFHHN, encoded by the exons ATGGATCCGGGCGGCTTGAAGTGCAACGTGAACGGCGACGACTGCCTGACGCTGTTGGAGTTGGGCAACGGAGTCTGCCGAGACGCGGCCGAGGCCGCCTGTTCCCCCCTGAACGCTCTCCACCCAAGCACCCAAAACGGGGGCGGACCCAAAGAGCATCCGGATCCCGCTATCCCCCACCAGCAGCATCAGGTCCTGTTGGAAGGCCCGGCCACCAACGGTCAGAAAATGCTCCGGCAGCAGGACGTCGGCGGCTTCAACATGGAGGACGACCTGGCGCTGCTGAGCCAGAATCTCGTCCATCTGGACAACGTGTCCGTCATCAACGCCTCCGTCCTGGGAGGCCTTCCGCTGCACGACGTTTTCCCCCAGCACATCAAACAGGAAGGAGACTTCTCGCTGGATAAAGAATTGGGATGTTACGGCGGACTTCCCGCCTCAACTTCCTGCGACGCGTCCACCGGCGGCGGCGGTCGCCTGATGGACGAGAGCGAGCTTTGGAAAGACCTGGACCTTCCGGGAACGCTGCCGGAGATCAGCGACTTTGACTTGGATTCCGAAGTGGCTCACTTGGATAAGATCCTGCACGACAGCGGCTTGCCCAAAAGCAACGGCGGCCAGCAGCATCCTCACCACCTCCAGCCGCTTGAACAGCCCTCGGCGCTCCTCTCGAGCGTGGTCATCAAGGAAGAGGAGCCCGAGCACGCTTTCGCCCACATCCGCACACCCGGCGTGGTCAAGCAGGAGAACCGGGACCCCGTCTTCTGCCGGTCGCGGTGCCTGCAGGCCGGCGTGCCTTGGGCTCATTTCGCAGCCCCCGCCGGCTTCCGCTGCGCAACCGACTTGGACCAACAAGACCGCAAGCCTTTTGCCGTGCACTCAAACTTGGGGGAGGGCTGGATGCGAGGGGGCGGGTACGTGGAGGCCCCCGTCATGCCAAGGGACGCCGCGTTGACGTCGTACCCGCTCGGCTTCTCCAG CTCGACGGGTCGAAGCGGAGGCGAGCCGAGCGCCTGCCAGGCCAAAGCCAGCGGGCAGCCGTCCCACAAGGTGTGTCTGGTGTGTTCGGACGAAGCGTCGGGATGCCACTACGGCGTCGTCACGTGCGGCAGCTGCAAAGTTTTCTTCAAGAGGGCCGTGGAAG GATGGCGAGCGCGACAAAAGAGCGACG GCCAGCACAACTACCTTTGCGCCGGGAGGAACGATTGCATCATCGATAAGATCCGCCGCAAAAACTGCCCGGCCTGCCGCTTCCGCAAATGCCTTCAAGCTGGAATGAATTTGGAag ccaggaagaagaagaaacgctTGAGAGCGGCGGGGGCGGAGCCGGCgtcggcgccgccgccgctggcGCTGATCCCGGCCTGCGTGCCGCAGCTGACGCCGGCCATGCTGGCGGTGCTGAAGGCCATCGAGCCCGAGATCATCTACTCGGGCTACGACAGCACGCTGCCCGACACGTCCTCGCGACTCATGAGCACGCTCAACAAGCTCGGCGGCCAGCAGGTCATCTCCGCCGTCAAGTGGGCCAAGTCGCTGCCCG gCTTCCGCAACCTCCACCTGGACGACCAGATGACGCTGCTGCAGTGCTCGTGGCTCTTCCTGATGTCCTTCAGTTTGGGCTGGCGCTCGTACAAGCAGTGCAACGGCAGCATGCTCTGCTTCGCCCCCGACCTCGTCATCAACCA AGATCGCATGAAGCTTCCGTTCATGACGGAGCAATGCCAGCAGATGCTGAAGATCTGCACCGAGTTTGTGCGTCTGGAGGTGTCGTACGACGAGTACCTGTGCATGAAAGTTCTGCTGCTGCTCagcacag TGCCCAAAGCGGGTCTGAAGAGTCAGGCGGTGTTTGACGAGATCCGCATGACGTACATCAAGGAGCTGGGCAAGGCCATCGTCAAGCGAGAGGAGAACAGCAACCAGAACTGGCAACGCTTCTACCAGCTCACCAAACTGCTGGACTCCATGCAGGGG ATGGTGGAGGATCTGCTGCAGTTTTGCTTCTACACGTTCATCAACAAGACGCTGAGCGTGGAGTTCCCCGAGATGCTGGCCGAGATCATCAGCAACCAGATCCCCAAAATCAAAGATGGCAGCGTCAAGCAGCTGCTCTTTCATCACAACtga